The genomic DNA CGCGCGTCGCCCGGATGCGCGAGGGTCGTGACAACGTCCGCGTCCAGGCCGCGCTCGAGCAGCTGCGCTCGGCGGCGCGGGGGACCGACAACGTCCTCCCGCCCATGAAGCGCGCGCTCGCCCTGCGGGCCACCGTCGGCGAGGTCTGCGACGCCCTCCGCGACGTCTGGGGCGTCCACCGCCCCTCCGAGCGCTTCTGACGACGAGCTCCGGGAGCGCCTGCGGGCCTGCCCCTCGACGCGCCTACAGCCCCGCGCGCTCCAGGGCCTCGTCGTAGAGCTCGAGGGCCTCGTCGGAGCTGACGCCGGCGGCGACGGCCTCGGTGTAGACGGACTCGATGGTCGGGGCGACCTCGGCGTAGCGGGCGTCCCAGCGCTCGGAGTCGACGCGCCAGTAGCCGAGCGTGCAGCAGTGGGTGCTCGGCCAGCGGCGGACGTGGCGCAGGTGCTTGCGGACCGCGCGCGAGGCCGCCGCCTCTCCGGCGAACCAGACGTAGCCCTGCCCCTCGGGGGCCTCGAAGTGCTCGACCGCCTCGGGCAGCCGGCTCGGGCCGACGTCGTTGCCCGAGCCCACGAGCCAGGTCCACGTCACCCGCCCGGCCGTGGCGACCTCGATGCGGTCGTCCTCGCCCGGGACCTCGACGACCGCGTGGGCGCGGGTGCCCGGGGGCAGCTCCTCGACCGCGCGGGCGAGGGCGGGCAGGCCGGTCAGGTCGGCGGCGAGGAGCCGCCACGGGGCGTCGGCGGGCGGCTTGCACCAGCCCATCGCCTCGGTCAGGTAGATCACGTCACCCGGGCGTGCGGCCTGGGCCCAGGTCGAGGCGACCCCGCCCTCGTGCACCACGAACTCGATGCTCATGAGCAGGCGCTCCGGGTCCCAGGCGCGCACGGTGTAGCTGCGCATCGGCGGCTGGTCGTCGGGGTCGGGGTAGTCCTGCGTGCCGTCCGGCATCGTCGTGGGCTCGACGACGGCGTCCGCGCCCGGCGCGGGCAGCACGAGCACGAGCCGCTCGTCGGGCAGCCCGCTGCTCGACCAGCCCCGCAGGCCCTCACCGCCGAGATCGACGCGCAGCAGGTGCGGCGTCAGCCGTCGCGTCGCAACGACCTCGGCGCGGTGGTAGACGTCGTAGTAGCCCATGAGCCCTCCCGTGGCTTGAGGTTAGGCAACCCTAACCGCCGCTGCGCCCTCCCGGAACCGTCACAGGGTCGTCACGCGAGCGGGCCCGCCGGCTGGGGGACCGCGTGCGAGACTGGACGGCGATGTCTGCACCCGTCGACGACCACCTGCGCCGCGCCCGGATCGTCGCCGAGGTCGACGACCTGCACGAGCGTCTGATCGCCTTCCGCCGCGACGTGCACGCGCACCCCGAGGTCGGCAACGCCGAGCACCGCACGACCGCCAAGGTCGTCGAGGCGCTCGAGTCGTGCGGCCTGGTGGCCAAGGTCCTGCCCATCGGCACCGGCGCCTGGTGCGACGTCCTGCCGTACGGCGACGCGGGCGACGACGGTGACAGCGGCGCCGGCCTCGTGGGCCTGCGCGCCGACCTCGACGCCCTCCCGATCCCGGACGGCAGCGCGGTCGACTTCGCCTCGAAGGTCCCCGGCGTCGCGCACGCCTGCGGCCACGACGTGCACACGACCATCGTGCTCGGCGTGGGCATGGTCCTCGCCCGGCTGCGCGAGGACGGCCTGCTGCGCCGCGGCGTGCGGCTGATCTTCCAGCCCGCGGAGGAGACCAGCCCCGGCGGTGCGGTCGACGCCATCGACGGCGGCGTGCTCACCGACGTCTCCGAGGTGTACGCGCTGCACTGCGACCCGCGCACCGACGCGGGGCAGATCGCCCTCAAGACCGGCCCTGTCACCTCCGCGGTGAGCCAGGTCAGCGTGATCCTCACCGGCGGTGGCGGCCACACCTCCCGGCCGCACCTCACGCAGGACGTCGTGGCCGCGCTCGGCACCCTGGTGACGCAGACCCAGCTCGTCTTCTCCCGCCGCGTCGACCCGCGCAGCGGCGTCTCGATGATGTGGGGCCGGATCACCGCCGGCTCGGCGCCGAACGCCATCCCCAGCAGCGGGCAGGTGCTCGGCACGCTGCGCGCCCTGACCACCGACGGCTGGGAGCAGGCGATGGCGCTCCTGCCCGAGGTCATCACCCAGATCGTCGCGCCCTTCGGCGTCGAGGCCCGGGTGACCATCAACGAGGGCACCCCGCCGGCGGTGAACACGCAGTCCGGTGTCGACCGGCTCACCGCCGCCGGGGAGGCGATGCTCGGCCCCGTCGGCGTCACCGCGACCGAGCAGTCGCTCGGCGGCGAGGACTTCTCCTGGATGCTCCAGCAGGTGCCCGGCGCGATGGCCCGCCTCGGGGTGCGGACCCCCGGCAGCGCCTCCTGGCCCGACATCCACCACCCGAGCTTCCGCGTCGACGAGAGCTGCATCGACGTCGGCCTCAAGGTGCTCGCCGACGTCGCGAGCACGGTTCCGGCGCCGGTCGGCAGCCCGGCCTGAGCCGGACGGGAGAGTCCGCGCCCCGTCGTAACGCGATGGTGACCCTCAGGATTCGAGGTCGGGGGGTGGGCAGGCACTAGAGTGCTCTGCGCCGGGCGACCCCTGGCGGCGCGAGGTTTCCTCGCCGCGGCCCTGCTGGGCCGCACGATCTCTTGACGAGCGTGACACGCAGACCCGAACGAGGAGACCGTTCCGTGAAGAAGACCCTGACCCTGGTGGGCGCGCTCGCGACGTCCGCCGCCCTGGCCCTGGCTGGCTGCGCGCAGGCGCCCGGCACCGACGCCGGCTCGTCGGCCCCGGCGAGCGGTGGGGCGTCCTCCGCCGCCGCCGACTCGAGCGGCTTCAAGGCCTGCATGGTCTCCGACTCCGGCGGCTTCGACGACAAGTCGTTCAACCAGACGGCGTACAAGGGCCTCACCGACGCCAAGACCGAGCTCGGCATCGAGACCGGCCAGGTCGAGTCGAACGCCGCGGCCGACTACGCCAAGAACGTGCAGTCGATGGTCGACGCCAAGTGCAGCATCATCGTCACCGTCGGGTTCGCGCTGAGCGACGACACCCTCGCCTCGGCCAAGGCCAACCCGAGCATCAAGTACGCGATCGTCGACAACAACGACCCGGAGAACTACCCGGCGGCCAAGAACCTCAAGCCGCTGGTCTTCAACACCGCGCAGTCGAGCTTCCTCGCCGGCTACGTCGCGGCGGGCATGAGCCAGACCGGCAAGGTCGGCACGTTCGGCGGGCAGAAGTTCCCGACCGTCACGATCTTCATGGACGGCTTCGCCCAGGGCGTCGAGTACTACAACAAGCAGAAGAGCAAGAGCGTCTCGGTGCTCGGCTGGGACGAGGCCAAGCAGGACGGCCAGTTCGTCGGCAGCTTCGAGGACCAGAAGGGCGGCCAGCGCGTCGCCCAGGGCCTCGTCAGCCAGGGCGCCGACATCATCCTCCCGGTCGCCGGCCCGGCGGGCCTCGGCGCGCTGCAGGCGGCCAAGGCGAGCGGCGGCAAGGTCAACGCGATCTGGGTCGACACCGACGGCTGCGTGAGCGCGGAGACCTACTGCTCCAACATCATCACCAGCGTCACCAAGGGCCTCGACGTCTCCGTGACCGACGCGATCAAGGCCGCCAAGGACGGGTCGTTCGACAACAGCCCGTACGTCGGCACGCTGGAGAACGGCGGCACCGGGCTCGCCCCGTACCACGACTTCGACGGCAAGGTCCCGGCCGAGCTGAAGTCCGAGGTCGACGCCCTGAAGGCCGACATCATCTCGGGCAAGATCACCATCGAGTCCAAGTCGCAGCCGACCTCCTGAGGTGACCTCCCGCACCACGGAGGCCCCGGGACCCGGGACCGACCCCGCAGCGCCGCCCCCCACGGGGCTGGCGCTGCGGGGCATCACCAAGCGCTTCGGCTCGCTGGTCGCCAACGACTCGATCGACCTCGACATCCTCCCGGGCGAGATCCACTGCCTGCTCGGGGAGAACGGGGCCGGCAAGTCGACGCTGATGAACGTCCTCTACGGGCTGCTCAGCCCGGACGAGGGCCAGATCTTCGTCGACGGCGCGCCGGTGACGATCCGCAACCCGAAGGAGGCCATCGCCGACGGGATCGGCATGGTCCACCAGCACTTCATGCTGGTCGAGGTCTTCTCCGTCGCGGAGAACCTCGTCCTCGGCCGCGAGGGCAGCGCCGGCCTGCTGAGCATGCGCAAGGCCCGCCGGACCGTCCGCCGGCTGTCGGAGCGCTACCGCTTCGACGTCGACCCGGACGCGGTCGTGGAGGAGCTCCCGGTCGGGGTGCAGCAGCGCGTCGAGATCCTCAAGGCGCTCGCCAACGACGCCCGGTTCCTGATCTTCGACGAGCCGACCGCGGTGCTGACGCCGCAGGAGATCGACGAGCTCATGGCCGTCATGCGCTCGCTGCGCGACGAGGGCAAGGCCGTCGTCTTCATCACGCACAAGCTGCGCGAGGTCCGCGAGATCGCCGACCGGATCACGGTCATCCGCCGGGGCGCGGTCGTCGGCACGGCCGACCCCGGCGAGCCCGAGGGGCGCCTGGCCGAGCTCATGGTGGGCCGTGCGGTCAACCTCGTCGTGGACAAGGAACCGCCCACGCCCAGCGCCACCCCCCGCCTCGCCCTGCGCGGGGTGTCGGTGGCCAACGCCGCCGGCCAGGTCGTCGTCGAGGACCTCGACCTCGACGTGCACGGCGGCGAGATCGTCTGCGTCGCGGGCGTGCAGGGCAACGGCCAGAGCGAGCTCGCCGACGCCCTGCTCGGCACCCTCGGCGTCACGGCGGGCTCGATCACCCTCGACGGCGCGACGATCAGCGGGCGCTCGCCCAAGGAGATCATCGACGCGGGCCTGGGCTTCGTGCCCGAGGACCGTCAGCACGACGGCTTCGTCGGCAGCTTCACCGTCGCGGAGAACCTCGTGCTCAACCACTTCGACGAGGCCCCGTACGCGAAGGGCATCCGGCTCGACCTCTCCCGCATCCGCGGCAACGCCGACGAGCGGGTGGGGGAGTTCGACATCCGTACGCAGGGGATCGACACCCCGGTCAGCGCGCTGTCGGGCGGCAACCAGCAGAAGGTCGTGCTCGCCCGCGAGCTGTCGCGCCCGCTCGCGGCGCTGGTCGCGAGCCAGCCCACGCGCGGCGTCGACGTCGGGGCCATCGAGTTCCTGCACAAGCGCCTGGTCGGCGAGCGCGACCGCGGGACCGCCGTGCTCATCGTCTCGACCGAGCTGGACGAGGTCGCGGCGCTCGCCGACCGCGTCGCCGTCATGTACCGCGGCCGCGTGGTCGGTGTCGTGCCGCCCGACACCTCGCGCGAGGCGCTCGGGCTGATGATGGCGGGCGTGCCCGTCGAGGAGGCCCTCGCGGCCGCCGACGCCGCCGGGGCCCAGGCCCCGGCCGGGAAGGACCTGACGTGAGCACGGCCACGACCCCGCCGACTAGCCCGACCAGCCCGGTCGGCCCGGGCACGAGCGCCCCGGAGCGGCGCCGGCCCGCCCGGCGCTTCCCCTGGACCGACGTCGTCACGACGGTGATCGCCTTCGTGCTGGCGTTCCTGGTCGGGGCGGTGCTGATGATCGTCTCCGACACCGACGTCCGCACGAAGTTCACCTACTTCTTCGCCCGGCCCTCGGACGCCGTCACCGCCTCGCTCGACAAGGTCGGGGGCGCGTACGGCGCGCTGCTCGCCGGGTCGCTCGGCGGCATCGGCCCGATCACCGAGACCACCGCGCAGGCCGCGCCGCTGATCTGCGCCGGGCTCGGCGTCGCGCTGGCCTTCCGCGCGGGGCTGTTCAACATCGGCGCGCAGGGCCAGGCGATCCTCGGCGCGCTCTTCGCCGCGTGGGTGGGCTTCAGCCTCCACCTGCCGCCCGGCGTCCACCTGCTCGTGGCGGTCGTCGCCGGTCTGGTCGGCGGCGCGCTCTGGGGCGGGCTGGTCGGC from Microlunatus sagamiharensis includes the following:
- a CDS encoding siderophore-interacting protein, coding for MGYYDVYHRAEVVATRRLTPHLLRVDLGGEGLRGWSSSGLPDERLVLVLPAPGADAVVEPTTMPDGTQDYPDPDDQPPMRSYTVRAWDPERLLMSIEFVVHEGGVASTWAQAARPGDVIYLTEAMGWCKPPADAPWRLLAADLTGLPALARAVEELPPGTRAHAVVEVPGEDDRIEVATAGRVTWTWLVGSGNDVGPSRLPEAVEHFEAPEGQGYVWFAGEAAASRAVRKHLRHVRRWPSTHCCTLGYWRVDSERWDARYAEVAPTIESVYTEAVAAGVSSDEALELYDEALERAGL
- a CDS encoding amidohydrolase codes for the protein MSAPVDDHLRRARIVAEVDDLHERLIAFRRDVHAHPEVGNAEHRTTAKVVEALESCGLVAKVLPIGTGAWCDVLPYGDAGDDGDSGAGLVGLRADLDALPIPDGSAVDFASKVPGVAHACGHDVHTTIVLGVGMVLARLREDGLLRRGVRLIFQPAEETSPGGAVDAIDGGVLTDVSEVYALHCDPRTDAGQIALKTGPVTSAVSQVSVILTGGGGHTSRPHLTQDVVAALGTLVTQTQLVFSRRVDPRSGVSMMWGRITAGSAPNAIPSSGQVLGTLRALTTDGWEQAMALLPEVITQIVAPFGVEARVTINEGTPPAVNTQSGVDRLTAAGEAMLGPVGVTATEQSLGGEDFSWMLQQVPGAMARLGVRTPGSASWPDIHHPSFRVDESCIDVGLKVLADVASTVPAPVGSPA
- a CDS encoding BMP family lipoprotein, whose amino-acid sequence is MKKTLTLVGALATSAALALAGCAQAPGTDAGSSAPASGGASSAAADSSGFKACMVSDSGGFDDKSFNQTAYKGLTDAKTELGIETGQVESNAAADYAKNVQSMVDAKCSIIVTVGFALSDDTLASAKANPSIKYAIVDNNDPENYPAAKNLKPLVFNTAQSSFLAGYVAAGMSQTGKVGTFGGQKFPTVTIFMDGFAQGVEYYNKQKSKSVSVLGWDEAKQDGQFVGSFEDQKGGQRVAQGLVSQGADIILPVAGPAGLGALQAAKASGGKVNAIWVDTDGCVSAETYCSNIITSVTKGLDVSVTDAIKAAKDGSFDNSPYVGTLENGGTGLAPYHDFDGKVPAELKSEVDALKADIISGKITIESKSQPTS
- a CDS encoding ABC transporter ATP-binding protein, translated to MTSRTTEAPGPGTDPAAPPPTGLALRGITKRFGSLVANDSIDLDILPGEIHCLLGENGAGKSTLMNVLYGLLSPDEGQIFVDGAPVTIRNPKEAIADGIGMVHQHFMLVEVFSVAENLVLGREGSAGLLSMRKARRTVRRLSERYRFDVDPDAVVEELPVGVQQRVEILKALANDARFLIFDEPTAVLTPQEIDELMAVMRSLRDEGKAVVFITHKLREVREIADRITVIRRGAVVGTADPGEPEGRLAELMVGRAVNLVVDKEPPTPSATPRLALRGVSVANAAGQVVVEDLDLDVHGGEIVCVAGVQGNGQSELADALLGTLGVTAGSITLDGATISGRSPKEIIDAGLGFVPEDRQHDGFVGSFTVAENLVLNHFDEAPYAKGIRLDLSRIRGNADERVGEFDIRTQGIDTPVSALSGGNQQKVVLARELSRPLAALVASQPTRGVDVGAIEFLHKRLVGERDRGTAVLIVSTELDEVAALADRVAVMYRGRVVGVVPPDTSREALGLMMAGVPVEEALAAADAAGAQAPAGKDLT